The following coding sequences lie in one Metallumcola ferriviriculae genomic window:
- a CDS encoding D-alanyl-D-alanine carboxypeptidase family protein gives MLRKVIFSFLLSCVLLANPQPLWGKPSITATNAVLIEAESGKILYNKDAFQPKPPASTTKILTALLALELTNAEDIVTVSENAASTGEASIHLIAGEKLTVEQLTKGAMIKSGNDAAVALAEHVAGNVELFSLLMNQKARLLGASHSNFVNPNGLPDERHLSTAYDLAVIAKYALSKKMFADVVDEKHETIPFNGQGKRYLRNTNQLLWKYAGANGVKTGTTRAAGSCLVASAKRNNLQLVSVVLKSGDRYGDSIRLLDYGFENFAVQYIPKHTVWGQVSIVDNEGTKTIPAKTAKPLVLVYPSSQSNLVERRLELDRTASPFDQYLQVGKLSLYIDKEKKASVPLMISLPAS, from the coding sequence ATGTTAAGAAAAGTAATTTTTAGTTTTTTGTTGAGCTGCGTATTATTGGCTAATCCCCAGCCGTTGTGGGGTAAACCATCAATAACTGCTACTAATGCAGTACTAATTGAAGCGGAAAGCGGTAAGATACTTTATAATAAAGATGCTTTTCAGCCTAAACCACCCGCTAGCACTACAAAAATCTTAACGGCTTTGTTAGCTTTAGAATTAACAAACGCAGAAGATATAGTAACAGTTAGTGAAAACGCCGCATCCACAGGTGAAGCGTCAATTCATCTTATCGCGGGCGAGAAGTTAACAGTCGAACAACTGACAAAAGGGGCTATGATTAAATCCGGCAACGACGCGGCGGTTGCTCTTGCAGAGCATGTTGCTGGTAATGTAGAACTATTCTCTTTATTGATGAATCAAAAGGCAAGATTATTAGGGGCCAGTCACAGTAACTTTGTGAACCCTAATGGACTTCCAGACGAAAGGCACCTATCCACTGCATATGATTTAGCTGTTATAGCCAAATACGCGCTCAGCAAGAAAATGTTTGCTGATGTAGTGGATGAAAAGCATGAAACAATTCCATTCAATGGACAAGGAAAAAGGTACTTGCGAAATACCAATCAATTACTGTGGAAATATGCTGGTGCAAACGGTGTAAAGACCGGTACAACCAGAGCTGCGGGCAGTTGTTTGGTTGCTTCAGCAAAGCGAAATAATCTCCAACTGGTTTCGGTCGTTCTAAAAAGCGGCGATCGGTATGGTGATAGCATACGATTGTTGGATTACGGTTTTGAAAATTTCGCTGTCCAATATATACCAAAACATACTGTTTGGGGGCAGGTTTCTATTGTTGATAATGAAGGCACTAAAACTATTCCGGCTAAAACCGCAAAACCTTTGGTCTTAGTCTACCCCAGCAGTCAAAGTAATCTGGTGGAACGTCGATTAGAATTAGATAGAACTGCGTCCCCGTTTGACCAATACCTTCAGGTCGGGAAACTATCCCTTTATATCGACAAAGAGAAAAAAGCATCCGTTCCTTTAATGATTTCCCTGCCCGCAAGTTAA
- a CDS encoding TRAP transporter small permease: MRKISLNKIEENMAAFGSGICLMFIMIFTVISVYGRYVMGADLIPGTYNMIERIFFPLLVLWAIPIAHKQGTFPRLDFVTERFPGTIRRPINIIIFGVELLIYVVVTWFTFKYAIEAFRIGQKMNIGTVRWPVYPILAMVPLAMGMMSFEIALLFVKNFKKITS; encoded by the coding sequence ATGCGTAAAATCTCTCTTAATAAAATTGAAGAAAATATGGCTGCGTTTGGAAGTGGAATATGTTTAATGTTTATTATGATTTTTACCGTTATTTCGGTTTACGGGCGCTATGTTATGGGAGCGGATTTGATACCGGGCACCTATAACATGATTGAACGAATTTTCTTTCCTTTGCTAGTTTTGTGGGCTATTCCCATTGCCCATAAACAAGGAACGTTCCCTAGGCTGGACTTTGTTACGGAACGTTTTCCCGGCACTATACGCAGGCCGATAAATATCATTATATTTGGTGTAGAACTGCTCATATATGTAGTTGTCACCTGGTTTACTTTTAAGTATGCGATAGAAGCTTTTCGTATTGGACAGAAAATGAACATTGGCACTGTGCGATGGCCGGTTTACCCTATCCTGGCAATGGTGCCTTTGGCGATGGGCATGATGTCCTTCGAAATAGCTCTACTATTTGTTAAAAATTTTAAGAAGATTACAAGCTAA
- a CDS encoding TRAP transporter substrate-binding protein: protein MKKKLSWGILILMFILALVAVSGCGGSSDKQVNTGKQETTGSTDEGQPAEVEPIELRLSSGLGQVHFWVGNYMDNFADEIEKETNIEFDRYYAGELVKVGRELDALKGGTIDVAAPFLAPYHEGLFPLSDVTQLPLLNSDSTMVTKAFQKLMDSDVDLKDGQSFYDYEFTSKGLVAWPLGATEKYALSTAGKEFNTINDFSGVPIRAGSTLAMMAVENLGLTPVYMPSADAYEAISKGTLDGLISSIGDWQSYGFQELVEYTIVGINMGHWESYLTLTKETWDALPADVQETWDRVAREQALKNAKYITSLDVAQIEESKAKGAVFEDISDLDPAVQGHFTQAATKTWERWIAAVEKEGHPAEAAAKLWAQLILEEGGTLPDGVSELLGL from the coding sequence GTGAAGAAAAAGTTATCTTGGGGCATTTTAATCCTGATGTTTATACTGGCCTTGGTAGCGGTAAGTGGTTGTGGCGGATCCTCGGATAAGCAGGTGAATACTGGTAAGCAAGAGACTACAGGTTCAACTGATGAAGGGCAGCCTGCTGAAGTGGAACCAATTGAGTTGCGGCTTTCGTCTGGATTGGGACAGGTTCACTTCTGGGTTGGCAACTATATGGACAATTTTGCTGATGAGATAGAAAAAGAAACGAATATTGAGTTTGACCGTTATTATGCAGGCGAATTGGTAAAGGTCGGCCGGGAATTGGACGCATTAAAGGGCGGCACTATTGATGTGGCTGCACCATTCCTTGCTCCTTACCATGAGGGATTATTCCCCTTAAGCGATGTGACGCAGCTGCCGCTTTTGAACAGTGATTCTACGATGGTGACTAAGGCTTTCCAAAAACTGATGGACAGCGATGTGGATTTGAAGGACGGCCAAAGTTTTTATGATTATGAATTTACCTCAAAAGGTCTTGTTGCCTGGCCGTTAGGAGCAACAGAGAAATATGCACTTTCTACCGCTGGTAAAGAGTTCAATACTATTAATGATTTCTCGGGAGTACCGATCCGGGCGGGCTCGACACTGGCAATGATGGCTGTGGAAAATCTAGGGCTCACCCCTGTGTACATGCCTTCCGCAGATGCTTATGAGGCAATAAGCAAAGGAACTCTGGATGGTCTGATTTCCTCCATTGGAGATTGGCAGTCATACGGTTTTCAAGAGCTGGTGGAATATACCATTGTCGGTATTAACATGGGACACTGGGAAAGTTACCTGACGCTGACCAAGGAAACTTGGGATGCGCTGCCTGCAGACGTTCAAGAAACGTGGGACAGGGTGGCAAGGGAGCAGGCGCTGAAGAACGCTAAGTACATTACCTCTTTGGATGTAGCGCAAATAGAAGAATCAAAGGCAAAGGGCGCGGTGTTCGAGGATATATCCGACCTTGACCCGGCTGTTCAGGGACATTTCACTCAAGCAGCTACCAAGACTTGGGAAAGATGGATAGCTGCGGTTGAAAAAGAAGGTCATCCCGCAGAAGCAGCTGCTAAGCTATGGGCGCAACTTATCTTGGAAGAGGGAGGCACCCTGCCGGACGGTGTAAGTGAGCTGCTGGGCTTATAA
- a CDS encoding VanW family protein, producing MSKNWKILMGVMLMLLLAGIGGCLAQRVIYGVKPGVTVEGLNVGGYLPPEVTRLVTHLAIEKNRPPKNAVMMDNGEIVKEVQGVEVDIEQSKRKIMSAKRREQITLVVRQVQPEITVDLIKRLDETLGTYTTFVSGTTNRLTNITLAAKKLNFTIVPAQSLFSFNASIGPRTVEKGYKAAPIIIGEGHGMDAGGGVCQVSSTLYNATMAAKLKIVERHPHSKKVYYVPVGRDAAISFPGLDFKFYNKFQEPVIIRSRIEGRVLTIWISGTSELKKQIQGSE from the coding sequence ATGTCTAAAAACTGGAAGATACTTATGGGAGTTATGCTGATGTTGCTCTTGGCCGGTATTGGGGGTTGCCTAGCGCAAAGAGTTATCTATGGAGTGAAGCCAGGCGTTACTGTCGAGGGTCTCAATGTGGGGGGCTATCTGCCCCCCGAAGTAACACGTTTAGTAACTCACTTAGCGATAGAAAAAAATCGACCGCCAAAAAATGCTGTTATGATGGACAATGGCGAAATTGTCAAGGAAGTACAGGGTGTGGAGGTAGACATAGAGCAGTCTAAGAGAAAAATCATGTCAGCTAAACGGAGAGAACAGATAACCTTAGTGGTAAGACAGGTGCAACCGGAAATAACTGTAGATTTAATAAAACGATTGGATGAAACTCTGGGAACATATACAACATTTGTATCGGGCACCACAAATAGACTCACCAATATTACCTTGGCTGCGAAAAAATTAAATTTTACTATCGTTCCAGCGCAAAGTCTTTTCTCCTTTAACGCATCTATAGGGCCGCGCACCGTTGAAAAAGGTTACAAGGCTGCACCTATAATAATTGGCGAAGGCCACGGTATGGATGCCGGGGGAGGTGTTTGTCAAGTATCCAGTACTTTATATAATGCTACAATGGCAGCTAAATTAAAAATCGTGGAAAGACATCCCCACAGTAAAAAGGTTTATTATGTACCGGTAGGTCGGGATGCGGCCATTAGTTTCCCGGGACTCGACTTTAAATTTTATAATAAATTCCAAGAGCCAGTAATTATTAGGTCCCGAATCGAGGGTAGAGTATTAACTATATGGATTTCAGGCACATCAGAGCTTAAAAAACAAATTCAGGGGAGTGAGTAA
- a CDS encoding DUF561 domain-containing protein: MKTKLTELLAIKYPIIQGAMAWVSESVLTSAVSNAGGAGVIATGGREVSWVGEEIKKTKELTNRPFGVNMMLKDKHIDELIEVICEEKVAFVTMGAGNPIPYFDRLKSAGIKVIPVIPNVKLAKRVEENGADAIVIEGMEAGGHIGVLTTMALMTNIIPRVKIPVIAAGGISDGRGVAAALVMGAAGVQMGSRFLLTTECQAHQKMKDSIIKATDTDSEVTGFSRGHAVRGLRNKFTQEYLEQERSGAVQEILDKLATGTNRLGALVGDIENGSVQVGQSLNVLNEIKSVSEVVEELIEQTKTALNTASVLLVE; encoded by the coding sequence ATGAAAACAAAACTGACAGAACTATTAGCTATTAAATATCCAATTATTCAGGGTGCAATGGCATGGGTTTCAGAATCCGTCTTAACAAGCGCAGTGTCCAATGCCGGAGGGGCCGGAGTAATTGCAACGGGTGGCCGAGAGGTAAGCTGGGTGGGGGAAGAAATTAAAAAGACTAAAGAATTAACAAACCGGCCTTTTGGTGTCAACATGATGCTTAAAGATAAGCATATAGACGAATTAATTGAGGTAATTTGTGAAGAAAAAGTTGCTTTTGTCACCATGGGTGCCGGTAACCCCATACCCTATTTTGACCGTTTAAAAAGTGCAGGGATAAAGGTAATTCCGGTTATTCCCAATGTCAAATTAGCGAAAAGGGTGGAGGAAAACGGGGCAGATGCCATTGTCATCGAAGGCATGGAGGCCGGCGGGCATATTGGCGTATTGACAACCATGGCTCTAATGACCAATATCATTCCCCGGGTGAAAATTCCGGTAATTGCAGCGGGCGGTATTTCTGATGGGCGTGGAGTTGCTGCAGCCTTGGTGATGGGTGCAGCAGGAGTGCAGATGGGTTCGAGGTTCTTGCTCACTACCGAATGCCAGGCTCACCAGAAGATGAAGGATAGCATTATTAAAGCAACGGATACCGATTCGGAGGTCACCGGGTTTTCCAGAGGGCATGCGGTGCGGGGCCTGAGAAATAAGTTTACGCAAGAGTACCTGGAGCAGGAGCGTTCCGGTGCTGTGCAGGAAATTCTAGACAAATTGGCGACGGGAACCAACAGGCTTGGCGCATTGGTAGGCGATATCGAGAATGGTTCTGTCCAAGTTGGTCAGAGTTTAAATGTTCTTAATGAAATAAAAAGTGTTTCAGAGGTAGTTGAAGAGTTAATAGAGCAGACCAAAACAGCTCTGAACACAGCCAGTGTGCTGCTGGTTGAATAG
- a CDS encoding polysaccharide deacetylase family protein, with the protein MQVIFLPKRKILIWGLITATLILLILWLSLWQQITSVPTITEPIYQGMDTEKQISLTFNVDWGQEFLSEMLDALEKNEAKATFYLTGRWAEKFPNDAMDISRAGHEIGNHGLKHNSPNAMSLEQNRQDIKEAEKIIEQVTGKKTTLFAPASGERNDHVLKAAESLGYTTILWSIDTVDWRRDKSPDQIVSKVVDKAHNGAIVLMHPTEATAKALPGMINELKNEGYKIVPVSKILSDNN; encoded by the coding sequence ATGCAGGTAATTTTTTTACCAAAGCGTAAAATCTTAATCTGGGGGTTAATTACTGCAACTTTAATTTTATTAATTTTGTGGCTAAGTTTATGGCAGCAAATTACGTCAGTGCCTACTATTACTGAACCCATTTATCAAGGTATGGATACAGAGAAACAAATATCGCTTACCTTTAATGTTGATTGGGGACAGGAATTTCTATCGGAAATGTTGGATGCACTAGAGAAGAATGAAGCAAAGGCTACATTTTATCTTACCGGAAGATGGGCCGAAAAATTTCCAAATGATGCGATGGATATTTCCCGGGCCGGCCACGAAATCGGAAACCATGGTTTGAAACACAATAGCCCTAATGCCATGAGTCTAGAACAAAACCGGCAGGATATAAAGGAAGCAGAAAAAATAATTGAGCAAGTAACCGGGAAGAAAACTACCCTTTTTGCACCGGCCTCAGGTGAACGAAATGATCATGTTTTGAAGGCGGCAGAAAGTCTTGGGTATACCACCATACTTTGGAGTATTGATACGGTAGATTGGCGAAGGGATAAAAGCCCTGACCAAATTGTTAGCAAAGTAGTAGACAAGGCGCATAATGGGGCCATAGTTTTGATGCATCCCACTGAAGCCACAGCTAAGGCGCTTCCTGGTATGATAAACGAATTGAAGAATGAGGGCTATAAGATAGTACCGGTAAGTAAAATTTTATCAGACAATAATTAA
- a CDS encoding TRAP transporter large permease subunit produces the protein MNETIIISIFFIWFAAFLTFGQNVASALFGAGLVGVLLWEGPHMFKGIIGPDVFYTVSTYSLSIIPLYLLMAQFLMRGKVVEDLFLVAHKLSGGSRFLLGSGTLVLGGVLGAVTGSGAAAAAALATLASPELEKYGYKKDFSIALTAVAGSLSAIIPPSIIMIIYGSLTNVPIGNLFMGAFIPGAITIAVFIICLYVYSEYSGKVLVQSDGAVEQETAATVETEIGAQSFYAFIFVIILMIAIFGGIYGGIVTAGEAGSLGAFVSLIGMLVMRRIGFEDIKASLTDAVKITAMIMVIVMGAQIFGRFLSFSMFPRHLLSFVEPLMGNPTLVLGIILFVFYLFGMFLESAAVMVLIIPVILPILKAMETDFLWFGVMASFVISIGLLTPPVGLSAYSAAAATNYPVERIFRYAIVFASVAAVVVVTLMIAFPGLITYLPSKIN, from the coding sequence TTGAATGAAACCATTATTATTTCCATCTTCTTTATTTGGTTTGCTGCTTTTTTAACATTTGGGCAGAATGTAGCATCAGCACTTTTTGGGGCAGGACTCGTCGGCGTACTTCTATGGGAAGGCCCGCATATGTTCAAAGGAATTATTGGGCCGGATGTATTTTATACAGTATCTACTTATTCCCTATCTATCATTCCCCTTTATTTGCTCATGGCACAGTTTCTGATGCGGGGAAAAGTGGTAGAAGACCTGTTTTTAGTAGCGCACAAGTTGAGCGGAGGTAGTCGTTTTCTGTTAGGCTCCGGTACATTAGTGCTGGGCGGTGTTTTAGGTGCTGTGACAGGCTCCGGTGCTGCCGCAGCGGCAGCACTAGCTACACTGGCTTCCCCCGAACTGGAAAAGTACGGGTATAAGAAAGATTTTTCCATCGCGTTGACTGCGGTGGCAGGATCGTTATCGGCTATTATACCGCCAAGTATTATTATGATTATTTATGGTTCTTTAACCAACGTACCAATAGGTAATTTGTTTATGGGCGCGTTTATTCCCGGTGCTATTACTATCGCAGTGTTCATTATCTGTCTTTACGTATACAGCGAGTACTCCGGTAAAGTGCTGGTGCAAAGTGACGGGGCAGTTGAGCAGGAGACAGCCGCTACAGTTGAGACAGAAATTGGGGCGCAAAGTTTTTATGCGTTTATTTTTGTAATTATCTTGATGATAGCCATTTTCGGGGGTATTTATGGCGGGATAGTGACTGCGGGAGAAGCAGGTTCTCTCGGTGCTTTTGTTAGTCTGATAGGAATGCTGGTAATGCGCAGAATAGGTTTTGAAGATATCAAAGCTTCACTTACCGATGCAGTGAAGATTACAGCGATGATTATGGTGATAGTAATGGGAGCGCAAATCTTTGGCAGGTTTTTATCATTTTCCATGTTCCCCCGCCACTTACTTTCTTTTGTGGAGCCACTAATGGGTAATCCAACCCTGGTGTTAGGAATTATCCTGTTTGTCTTCTATCTTTTTGGCATGTTCCTTGAATCAGCTGCAGTAATGGTACTAATCATACCGGTTATTCTGCCGATATTAAAGGCGATGGAAACTGATTTCCTCTGGTTTGGTGTGATGGCGTCCTTTGTAATCTCTATTGGCTTGTTAACTCCGCCGGTAGGATTATCTGCTTATTCAGCAGCAGCAGCTACCAATTACCCGGTCGAAAGAATATTCCGCTATGCCATAGTTTTTGCATCAGTTGCTGCCGTTGTGGTGGTCACCTTAATGATTGCTTTTCCGGGTCTGATTACCTACTTGCCCAGTAAAATTAATTAG
- a CDS encoding class I adenylate-forming enzyme family protein → MGLDVQIVRESHFEREVLVFKDRPRTLWETLVNTENNFAHKEAIVFGKTRLTYKGFTQLCRNTAAFLSQEWDVEHGDRIALFTNNCIEFCIGVYAAAKLGAVVVPVNARFGSAEVKYVLSNSETSVLIAEPELLKEVVEPIMPELPLLKHVVVTSDTRVNNAVPFKLMSNYLNFEESEVNVNEDDAAFIMYTSGTTGIPKGAVGTHLNMIHSMMNYNNIMETTHEERTLICVPLFHVTGFIAQLLHIIYAGGTVVLMTRYKTDLFTKLMDDERISYIIVVPTIYVFLVNYMRANPEYKLPKFKIAAYGGAPMAPATIKELSALLPGIRLFNAYGATETSSGPTTLLTPDVALNMSESVGKPVPVAECKVVDETGEEVPRGTAGELWIKGPIVIPGYWKNNDANIQNFTNGYWHSGDIAKMDDECYIYIMDRKKDMINRGGEKIFSVEVEEVLYRHPKVLEVAIVGVPDEVFGEEVKAVIVPKPDQQVDDEEIRAFVASNLAEYKVPKFVEILAELPRNPGGKVLKSQLRYKP, encoded by the coding sequence ATGGGTTTAGATGTGCAGATTGTCAGGGAAAGCCACTTTGAGAGAGAGGTATTAGTTTTCAAAGACCGCCCGCGTACTTTGTGGGAGACACTGGTGAACACTGAAAACAATTTTGCTCATAAAGAAGCTATCGTTTTTGGCAAGACCAGATTGACTTACAAAGGATTTACTCAGTTATGCAGAAATACGGCGGCGTTTTTGAGTCAAGAATGGGATGTTGAGCATGGGGATCGGATTGCATTATTTACCAATAATTGCATTGAGTTTTGCATTGGCGTCTATGCAGCGGCCAAATTAGGTGCGGTAGTGGTACCGGTTAATGCCAGATTTGGGTCGGCGGAAGTCAAATATGTACTTAGTAATTCGGAGACCAGCGTGTTGATTGCGGAACCGGAACTGTTGAAGGAAGTTGTCGAACCAATCATGCCGGAGTTACCGCTGTTGAAGCATGTGGTAGTTACATCGGATACTCGCGTCAATAATGCGGTGCCGTTTAAGCTGATGTCAAATTATTTGAATTTCGAGGAATCTGAAGTTAATGTTAATGAAGACGACGCTGCTTTTATCATGTATACTTCCGGGACAACGGGAATTCCTAAAGGGGCTGTGGGAACACATCTAAACATGATCCACAGCATGATGAACTATAACAATATCATGGAAACAACCCATGAAGAGCGAACTTTAATCTGTGTGCCGCTGTTCCACGTGACCGGTTTTATCGCCCAACTGCTGCATATAATCTATGCCGGCGGTACGGTGGTACTGATGACCAGGTACAAGACCGATTTATTTACTAAATTGATGGATGACGAAAGAATTAGTTATATCATAGTTGTCCCGACCATCTATGTGTTTCTGGTAAATTATATGAGAGCAAATCCAGAATATAAATTGCCAAAGTTCAAGATTGCTGCTTATGGTGGGGCGCCCATGGCTCCGGCTACCATCAAGGAACTGTCGGCACTACTTCCGGGAATTAGGTTGTTTAATGCTTATGGAGCAACGGAAACGTCGTCGGGACCAACCACATTGTTAACGCCGGATGTTGCTCTCAACATGAGCGAATCAGTGGGCAAACCGGTACCCGTTGCAGAGTGCAAAGTAGTGGATGAAACAGGTGAGGAAGTGCCTAGAGGTACTGCGGGTGAATTATGGATTAAGGGGCCCATCGTTATACCCGGATATTGGAAAAATAACGATGCGAATATTCAGAATTTTACGAATGGATATTGGCACTCTGGTGACATTGCCAAAATGGATGATGAATGCTATATCTACATCATGGACAGGAAGAAAGACATGATTAACAGAGGAGGTGAAAAGATATTCTCAGTGGAAGTTGAGGAAGTCCTGTACAGACATCCGAAAGTTCTCGAAGTCGCTATTGTAGGTGTTCCTGATGAGGTCTTCGGGGAGGAGGTAAAAGCGGTAATAGTTCCGAAACCGGACCAACAAGTGGATGATGAAGAAATTAGGGCATTCGTAGCGTCGAATTTAGCCGAATACAAAGTGCCGAAGTTCGTTGAGATACTTGCAGAGTTGCCTCGTAATCCTGGGGGAAAGGTTCTGAAAAGCCAACTAAGATACAAACCGTAA
- a CDS encoding enoyl-CoA hydratase/isomerase family protein, whose protein sequence is MGKLVKLVIKDKIAEVTIDNPPVNALNAQVIQELDETVEVIKGEEVGAVIITGAGEKAFVAGADISQFPSLNSDTGKKMVQTGQRVFDKIAALPIPVIGAIDGFALGGGCELALVCDIRIASEKARLGLPEVNLAIIPGYGGTQRLARLIGEGKAKELIFTADAVMAQEALQIGLVERVVPAGETVNAAREMAQKILSKGPLAIRKAKQAIDEGLKGSLRDGLDIEADLVGELFATEDLKEGATAFLKKRKPNYKGL, encoded by the coding sequence ATGGGGAAATTAGTAAAACTTGTTATTAAGGACAAAATTGCGGAAGTAACTATTGATAATCCGCCGGTTAACGCTCTAAATGCGCAGGTCATTCAAGAATTAGATGAAACTGTGGAGGTAATTAAGGGGGAAGAGGTCGGAGCAGTCATTATTACAGGAGCAGGCGAGAAAGCTTTTGTGGCCGGGGCGGATATTTCTCAATTTCCCTCGCTCAACTCCGACACAGGTAAAAAGATGGTACAGACGGGGCAAAGAGTGTTTGACAAGATTGCCGCCCTGCCGATTCCGGTAATAGGGGCCATCGACGGTTTTGCCCTTGGGGGAGGCTGCGAACTCGCACTAGTATGTGATATTCGTATTGCCTCCGAAAAGGCGCGGCTGGGCCTGCCGGAAGTGAACTTAGCCATCATTCCCGGATATGGCGGCACCCAACGGTTGGCCCGGTTGATTGGTGAGGGTAAAGCGAAAGAACTTATTTTCACTGCGGATGCGGTCATGGCCCAGGAGGCACTGCAAATAGGCCTGGTAGAACGCGTCGTTCCAGCAGGTGAGACTGTAAATGCCGCCCGTGAAATGGCCCAAAAGATATTATCCAAAGGCCCCTTAGCAATTAGAAAGGCCAAGCAGGCTATTGACGAAGGCTTAAAAGGTTCATTGCGTGATGGCTTGGATATAGAAGCCGATCTGGTCGGAGAGCTGTTTGCGACAGAAGACTTAAAAGAGGGCGCTACTGCCTTCCTCAAAAAAAGAAAACCCAACTACAAGGGCCTGTAG
- a CDS encoding NAD(P)H-dependent flavin oxidoreductase, which yields MIRTRVTDLLDIQYPIIQGGMQWLACAEFAAAVSNAGGLGVISAAMHPSKEDLLEEIRKTRELTSMPFGVNISMLPTVGPGDMTPKYVEAVIEAKVPVVETAGRSPKDFIGDLKQAGVKIIHKVPSVRFAKKAAEIGVDMVTVVGFECGGHPGLDDVPTALIVNKASRAVDIPVLAGGGIVDGRGLLSALSLGAEGVVLGTRFVATQECTAHPAFKEWVVNAQETDTIIIERSIRNPMRAMKNRAAYQVLGMETHGATLKQLLAIISGKVGKKALFEGDIENSTFAIGQAVGLINEIETVEDVVKGIISEAEDLYRYRLAAVFG from the coding sequence ATGATTAGGACCAGAGTTACGGACTTATTAGATATTCAATATCCCATTATTCAGGGTGGCATGCAGTGGCTGGCATGTGCTGAATTCGCCGCAGCGGTCTCTAATGCCGGCGGGTTAGGTGTTATTTCTGCTGCGATGCATCCTTCAAAAGAAGACTTATTAGAAGAGATAAGGAAAACTCGTGAGCTTACAAGCATGCCTTTTGGAGTAAATATTTCTATGCTGCCTACTGTAGGGCCTGGGGATATGACCCCGAAGTATGTTGAAGCAGTTATTGAAGCTAAAGTCCCGGTAGTGGAAACGGCGGGAAGAAGTCCTAAGGATTTTATTGGTGACTTAAAACAGGCAGGCGTAAAAATTATTCACAAAGTTCCTTCTGTCCGCTTTGCTAAAAAGGCGGCTGAAATCGGTGTTGATATGGTAACTGTAGTCGGTTTTGAGTGCGGCGGTCATCCCGGCTTGGATGATGTGCCTACGGCCTTGATTGTCAATAAAGCCTCTCGGGCTGTGGATATCCCGGTGTTAGCAGGGGGTGGGATAGTTGACGGCAGGGGTTTGTTGTCTGCACTTAGCCTTGGCGCTGAAGGCGTAGTCTTGGGTACAAGGTTTGTGGCGACCCAGGAGTGCACCGCGCATCCGGCTTTTAAGGAATGGGTGGTAAATGCCCAAGAAACTGATACCATAATCATTGAGCGATCCATTCGCAATCCGATGCGAGCGATGAAAAACCGTGCTGCTTATCAAGTGCTGGGTATGGAAACCCACGGAGCAACTCTGAAACAGTTATTAGCCATTATTAGCGGTAAAGTAGGAAAGAAGGCTTTGTTTGAGGGTGACATTGAGAATTCTACTTTTGCTATCGGCCAGGCAGTAGGTTTAATTAACGAGATTGAAACAGTAGAGGATGTAGTGAAGGGAATTATCAGTGAGGCGGAGGATTTATACCGCTACCGGTTGGCAGCAGTATTTGGCTAG